Proteins from a single region of Haloplanus sp. GDY1:
- the tmk gene encoding dTMP kinase yields the protein MLITLEGLDGSGKTTAWRALRDRYPDAVFTREPTDSWYGEAVRRSVEDDDADPLAELFLYMADHADHLARVVRPALAEGSLVVSDRYSDSRIAYQAATLADSPLDDPFAYVRSIHGPVSRPPDATLYLDVDPETAAERSGRTDKFERVAHLRAVREGYERLLDADPERFVRIDATRPQAAVLDDVTAAVDRLLD from the coding sequence ATGCTCATCACGCTCGAAGGGCTCGACGGGAGCGGCAAGACGACGGCCTGGCGGGCGCTCCGCGACCGCTACCCCGACGCCGTGTTCACGCGCGAGCCCACCGACTCGTGGTACGGCGAGGCCGTCCGCCGCTCCGTCGAGGACGACGACGCCGACCCGCTGGCGGAACTCTTCCTCTACATGGCCGACCACGCCGACCACCTCGCCCGGGTGGTGCGTCCCGCCCTCGCCGAGGGGTCGCTCGTCGTCTCGGACCGCTACTCGGACTCCCGGATCGCCTACCAGGCGGCGACGCTCGCGGACTCGCCCCTCGACGATCCCTTCGCGTACGTCCGCTCGATCCACGGGCCCGTCTCCCGACCACCCGATGCGACGCTCTATCTCGACGTCGACCCCGAAACCGCCGCCGAGCGAAGCGGGCGGACGGACAAGTTCGAGCGGGTGGCACACCTCCGGGCCGTCCGGGAGGGGTACGAGCGACTGCTCGACGCCGATCCGGAGCGGTTCGTCCGCATCGACGCGACGCGCCCGCAGGCCGCCGTCCTCGACGACGTGACGGCCGCGGTCGACCGCCTGCTGGACTAG
- the cofC gene encoding 2-phospho-L-lactate guanylyltransferase: MRFLVPFEATRPKTRLDPVLDADERAAFARAMLRDVIDALGAAGHDPDVVATASVSVDAPVTVDERPLSAAVNARLGGSDPVGVAVADLALLTPAAVDRLVDAAEGSDVVVAPGRGGGTNALVVAHPDFRTDFHGVSVRDHLRAARDAGATASVVDSMRLATDVDEPADLVEVLLHGEGEAAAWLREAGFELDAGEGRVGVRRA, translated from the coding sequence ATGCGATTTCTCGTCCCGTTCGAGGCGACGCGGCCCAAGACGCGACTCGACCCGGTTCTCGACGCCGACGAGCGGGCGGCCTTCGCGCGGGCGATGCTCCGTGACGTCATCGACGCGCTCGGAGCGGCCGGACACGACCCCGACGTCGTCGCGACGGCGTCCGTGTCGGTCGATGCCCCGGTGACCGTCGACGAGCGACCGCTCTCGGCGGCCGTGAACGCCCGGCTCGGGGGGTCCGATCCGGTCGGCGTCGCCGTCGCGGACCTGGCGCTGCTCACGCCGGCGGCGGTCGACCGCCTCGTCGACGCCGCGGAGGGGTCCGACGTGGTCGTCGCCCCCGGCCGCGGCGGCGGGACGAACGCCCTCGTCGTCGCCCACCCCGACTTCCGAACCGACTTCCACGGCGTCTCCGTCCGCGACCACCTGCGCGCGGCCCGCGACGCCGGCGCCACCGCGTCGGTCGTCGACTCGATGCGCCTGGCGACCGACGTGGACGAACCCGCGGACCTGGTGGAAGTGCTACTCCACGGCGAGGGCGAGGCGGCGGCGTGGCTCCGGGAAGCGGGGTTCGAACTCGACGCCGGCGAGGGGCGGGTCGGGGTGCGGCGGGCGTGA
- a CDS encoding tubulin/FtsZ family protein gives MKLAMIGFGQAGGKIVDKFLEYDQRTGSEIVRAAVAVNTAKADLMGLEHIPQEQRVLIGQSRVKGHGVGADNELGAEIAEEDIGEIQGAIDGIPVHEVDAFLVVAGLGGGTGSGGAPVLAKHLKRIYTEPVYGLGILPGSDEGGIYTLNAARSFQTLVNEVDNLLVFDNDAWRKTGESVQSGYDEINDEIVRRFGILFGAGEVREGQEVAESVVDSSEIINTLSGGGVSTVGYASETVEPQKKKSGGLLSKLTGNDESIEDQLDSANTTNRITSLVRKAALGRLTLPCEIDGTERALLVMAGPSAYLNRKGIERGRKWLEEQTGSMEVRGGDYPVNDSDFVASAILLSGVTNVPRIKELQQVAIEAQDNISEIREESEANLQNLVEDDEDELESLF, from the coding sequence ATGAAACTGGCCATGATCGGTTTCGGGCAGGCCGGGGGCAAGATCGTCGACAAGTTCCTCGAGTACGATCAGCGGACGGGGAGCGAAATCGTCCGCGCGGCGGTCGCCGTCAACACTGCCAAGGCCGACCTGATGGGGCTCGAACACATTCCACAGGAGCAGCGCGTGCTCATCGGCCAGTCCCGCGTGAAGGGACACGGCGTGGGCGCTGACAACGAACTCGGCGCGGAGATCGCCGAGGAGGACATCGGCGAGATCCAGGGCGCCATCGACGGCATCCCCGTCCACGAGGTCGACGCCTTCCTCGTCGTCGCCGGCCTCGGGGGTGGCACCGGGAGCGGCGGCGCGCCGGTCCTCGCGAAGCACCTCAAGCGCATCTACACCGAACCCGTCTACGGGCTCGGCATCCTCCCCGGGAGCGACGAGGGGGGCATCTACACGCTCAACGCCGCCCGCTCGTTCCAGACGCTCGTCAACGAGGTGGACAACCTCCTCGTCTTCGACAACGACGCCTGGCGGAAGACGGGGGAGTCGGTCCAGAGCGGCTACGACGAGATCAACGACGAGATCGTCCGCCGGTTCGGCATCCTGTTCGGCGCGGGCGAGGTCCGCGAGGGTCAGGAGGTCGCCGAATCCGTCGTCGACAGTTCGGAGATCATCAACACCCTCTCCGGCGGCGGCGTCTCGACCGTCGGCTACGCCTCCGAGACGGTCGAACCGCAGAAGAAGAAATCCGGCGGGCTCCTCTCGAAGCTCACGGGCAACGACGAGTCCATCGAGGACCAACTCGACTCCGCCAACACCACCAACCGCATCACGAGCCTCGTCCGCAAGGCCGCCCTGGGTCGGTTGACCCTCCCCTGTGAAATCGACGGCACCGAGCGCGCCCTCCTCGTGATGGCCGGACCCTCCGCCTACCTGAACCGGAAGGGCATCGAGCGCGGGCGGAAGTGGCTCGAAGAGCAGACCGGGAGCATGGAGGTCCGCGGCGGCGACTACCCCGTCAACGACAGCGACTTCGTCGCCTCCGCCATCCTCCTGTCCGGCGTCACGAACGTCCCCCGCATCAAGGAACTGCAACAGGTCGCCATCGAGGCCCAAGACAACATCAGCGAAATCCGCGAAGAGAGCGAAGCCAATCTCCAGAATCTAGTCGAAGATGACGAGGACGAACTCGAATCGCTCTTCTAG
- a CDS encoding complex I NDUFA9 subunit family protein, translated as MKILVTGGTGFVGRHLCRELKSRGHSVTALARQPSEGDLPGGVEKAMGDVTAYDSLVEPMEGMDAVVNLVALSPLFKPSGGDEMHDRVHRQGTQNVVDAAEETGVEKILQMSALGADPDGPTAYIRAKGAAEGIVESSSLRYVIFRPSVIFGDGGEFVPFTKKLAPPYLTPLPGGGKTRFQPIWIEDLVPMLAAGLEDDTYDGGVYEIGGPEKLTLAEVARTVHGSEGRPTTVIPVPMALARVGLSALGSLPGAPMGADQYRSLQFDNTTAHNDVEAFGVSAGDLRTLGDYLADR; from the coding sequence ATGAAGATTCTGGTAACCGGCGGGACGGGGTTCGTGGGGCGACATCTGTGCCGCGAGCTGAAATCCCGGGGTCACTCGGTGACGGCGCTCGCGCGACAGCCGAGCGAGGGGGACCTCCCCGGGGGCGTCGAGAAGGCGATGGGCGACGTGACCGCCTACGACTCGCTTGTCGAACCCATGGAGGGGATGGACGCGGTGGTGAATCTGGTCGCCCTCTCGCCGCTGTTCAAGCCCTCTGGCGGCGACGAGATGCACGACCGGGTCCACCGCCAGGGGACCCAGAACGTCGTCGACGCCGCGGAGGAGACGGGAGTCGAGAAGATCCTCCAGATGAGCGCGCTCGGCGCCGATCCCGACGGGCCGACCGCGTACATCCGCGCCAAGGGCGCGGCGGAGGGGATCGTCGAGTCGTCGTCGCTGCGCTACGTCATCTTCCGGCCGTCGGTGATCTTCGGCGACGGCGGCGAGTTCGTCCCCTTCACCAAGAAACTCGCGCCGCCGTACCTCACGCCCCTGCCGGGCGGCGGGAAGACTCGGTTCCAGCCGATCTGGATCGAGGACCTCGTCCCCATGCTCGCGGCCGGCCTCGAGGACGACACCTACGACGGCGGCGTCTACGAGATCGGCGGCCCCGAGAAACTCACCCTCGCGGAGGTCGCGCGCACGGTCCACGGGAGCGAGGGGCGACCGACGACCGTGATCCCGGTGCCGATGGCCCTCGCCAGGGTCGGGCTGTCGGCGCTCGGATCGCTACCCGGCGCGCCGATGGGGGCCGATCAGTACCGGTCGCTCCAGTTCGACAACACGACGGCGCACAACGACGTGGAGGCGTTCGGCGTCTCGGCAGGGGACCTCCGAACGCTCGGGGACTACCTCGCGGATCGCTGA
- a CDS encoding DUF5813 family protein, whose amino-acid sequence MTEGTGRATRAFRDHDAFEAAEDGRFEATTTPFDAVVRAAESEGRIDYEVEVRAPSLSAAVEGDVAAVVEEGWLETFELRVADADGVVRGDHDFEPTVRLTDAEVIVEVSFTDIDERRGVDDAAAVVNYVEGTYVQGIVPGYDYTGAVARLIDRARQGAEG is encoded by the coding sequence ATGACAGAGGGAACCGGACGGGCGACGCGGGCGTTTCGCGACCACGACGCGTTCGAGGCGGCGGAGGACGGACGGTTCGAGGCGACGACGACGCCCTTCGACGCGGTCGTGCGGGCGGCCGAGAGCGAGGGGCGGATCGACTACGAGGTGGAGGTTCGGGCGCCGTCGCTCTCGGCGGCCGTCGAGGGCGACGTGGCGGCGGTGGTCGAGGAGGGATGGCTGGAGACGTTCGAACTCCGGGTGGCGGACGCCGACGGGGTCGTCCGCGGCGATCACGACTTCGAGCCGACGGTTCGGCTGACGGACGCGGAGGTGATCGTCGAGGTGAGCTTCACCGACATCGACGAGCGGCGGGGCGTCGACGACGCCGCCGCGGTCGTCAACTACGTCGAGGGCACCTACGTCCAGGGGATCGTCCCGGGGTACGACTACACGGGTGCGGTGGCGCGGTTGATCGACCGAGCCCGACAGGGCGCCGAGGGCTAG